One window from the genome of Populus alba chromosome 15, ASM523922v2, whole genome shotgun sequence encodes:
- the LOC118033442 gene encoding snakin-2 isoform X2 has protein sequence MAVRSLLALMVFVFCLAEVSSDLKIDTGILHGGQVFFQHVVRGGNRRLMQDIDCGGLCKQRCSLHSRPNVCTRACGTCCVRCKCVPPGTSGNREVCGTCYTDMTTHGNKTKCP, from the exons ATGGCAGTACGCTCGCTTCTTGCTttgatggtttttgttttctgccTTGCAGAG GTTTCATCTGATCTCAAGATAGATACCGGAATACTCCATGGTGGTCAG GTGTTCTTCCAGCATGTTGTGAGAGGTGGAAACAGGAGGCTCATGCAAGACATAG ACTGTGGAGGGTTATGCAAGCAGAGGTGCAGTCTTCACTCAAGACCTAATGTGTGCACCAGGGCATGTGGCACCTGCTGTGTAAGGTGCAAGTGTGTGCCGCCGGGGACCTCAGGGAACAGAGAAGTATGTGGAACATGCTATACCGACATGACCACCCATGGGAACAAGACCAAGTGTCCATAG
- the LOC118033442 gene encoding snakin-2 isoform X1 — protein sequence MAVRSLLALMVFVFCLAEVSSDLKIDTGILHGGQHVVRGGNRRLMQDIDCGGLCKQRCSLHSRPNVCTRACGTCCVRCKCVPPGTSGNREVCGTCYTDMTTHGNKTKCP from the exons ATGGCAGTACGCTCGCTTCTTGCTttgatggtttttgttttctgccTTGCAGAG GTTTCATCTGATCTCAAGATAGATACCGGAATACTCCATGGTGGTCAG CATGTTGTGAGAGGTGGAAACAGGAGGCTCATGCAAGACATAG ACTGTGGAGGGTTATGCAAGCAGAGGTGCAGTCTTCACTCAAGACCTAATGTGTGCACCAGGGCATGTGGCACCTGCTGTGTAAGGTGCAAGTGTGTGCCGCCGGGGACCTCAGGGAACAGAGAAGTATGTGGAACATGCTATACCGACATGACCACCCATGGGAACAAGACCAAGTGTCCATAG
- the LOC118033441 gene encoding small ribosomal subunit protein uS3x, giving the protein MATQISKKRKFVADGVFYAELNEVLTRELAEDGYSGVEVRVTPMRTEIIIRATRTQNVLGEKGRRIRELTSVVQKRFKFPENGVELYAEKVNNRGLCAIAQAESLRYKLLGGLAVRRACYGVLRFVMESGAKGCEVIVSGKLRAQRAKSMKFKDGYMISSGQPVKEYIDSAVRHVLLRQGVLGIKVKIMLDWDPKGKVGPMTPLPDLVTIHPPKEEEEYVPPLLTTNIEIPVV; this is encoded by the exons ATGGCCACTCAAATCAGTAAGAAACGCAAG TTTGTTGCGGATGGAGTTTTCTATGCAGAACTGAACGAGGTATTGACTAGAGAATTGGCTGAGGATGGATACTCTGGTGTTGAAGTTAGGGTTACTCCCATGCGCACCGAGATCATCATCAGGGCTACTCGTACCCAAAATGTTCTTG GTGAGAAGGGAAGGAGGATCAGGGAGCTCACTTCCGTTGTCCAGAAACGTTTCAAGTTTCCCGAGAATGGTGTCGAGCTCTATGCTGAGAAAGTTAACAACAGGGGTCTCTGTGCCATTGCGCAGGCCGAGTCTCTTCGTTACAAGCTCCTTGGAGGCCTTGCTGTTCGCAG GGCTTGTTATGGAGTGTTGAGGTTTGTAATGGAGAGTGGGGCAAAAGGATGTGAG GTTATTGTGAGTGGAAAGCTTCGGGCACAGCGTGCCAAATCCATGAAATTCAAGGATGGGTACATGATATCCTCTGGCCAACCTGTTAAAGAGTATATTGATTCAGCTGTTAGGCATGTTCTTCTTAGACAG GGTGTGCTTGGTATCAAGGTCAAGATTATGCTTGACTGGGATCCAAAGGGCAAGGTTGGGCCAATGACACCATTACCTGATCTGGTCACAATCCATCCTcccaaggaagaagaagagtatgTTCCACCATTGTTGACAACCAATATTGAGATCCCAGTAGTATAA